In one Coprobacillus cateniformis genomic region, the following are encoded:
- the cysK gene encoding cysteine synthase A, with protein sequence MNIYKSADQLIGKTPLLELSNIEKKYHLETNIIAKLEYFNPAGSVKDRIAKAMIDDAEAKGLINKDTVIIEPTSGNTGIGLASVASARGYHVIIVMPETMSIERRQLMKAYGAELVLTEGAKGMKGAIAKAKELSEKLMNSFIPSQFENPANPQVHTLTTGPEIWEDTDGQVDILVAGIGTGGTISGVGEYLKSKNPDIQVIAVEPKDSAILSTGKAGSHKIQGIGAGFIPQVLNTKIYDEIITVSNEDAFQLGKEIGHNEGILVGISSGAAVYAAIQVAQRLENKGKNIVVILPDIGDRYLSTPMFQ encoded by the coding sequence ATGAATATATATAAATCAGCTGATCAATTGATTGGCAAAACACCATTATTAGAATTATCAAATATTGAAAAGAAATATCACTTAGAAACAAATATTATTGCAAAATTAGAATATTTTAATCCTGCTGGGAGTGTTAAGGATAGAATTGCAAAAGCAATGATTGATGATGCAGAAGCAAAAGGATTGATAAATAAAGACACTGTTATTATTGAACCAACTTCTGGAAATACTGGTATTGGGCTTGCTTCGGTTGCTTCAGCCAGAGGATATCACGTTATTATTGTCATGCCTGAAACAATGAGTATTGAAAGACGACAACTAATGAAAGCATATGGAGCTGAACTTGTTTTAACTGAAGGTGCTAAAGGGATGAAGGGCGCTATTGCAAAAGCAAAAGAACTCAGTGAAAAACTTATGAATAGTTTTATTCCTAGTCAATTTGAAAATCCAGCTAATCCCCAAGTCCATACTTTAACAACTGGTCCAGAGATATGGGAAGATACTGATGGTCAGGTAGATATATTAGTAGCTGGTATTGGAACAGGTGGGACAATTAGTGGTGTTGGTGAATATTTAAAATCCAAAAATCCAGATATCCAAGTGATTGCAGTTGAGCCAAAAGATTCTGCCATTTTATCCACAGGGAAAGCAGGTAGCCATAAGATTCAAGGAATTGGTGCAGGATTTATTCCACAAGTGCTTAATACAAAAATTTATGATGAAATTATAACTGTTTCTAATGAAGATGCTTTTCAGTTAGGAAAAGAAATAGGACATAATGAAGGTATATTAGTGGGAATATCTTCTGGAGCAGCAGTTTATGCAGCTATTCAGGTTGCACAAAGATTAGAAAACAAGGGTAAAAATATTGTTGTCATATTACCTGATATAGGTGATCGTTATTTATCTACCCCAATGTTCCAATAA
- a CDS encoding substrate-binding domain-containing protein — protein sequence MIENKKKNDKHYYLDLLHHMTNEARIFGYRILTEYYDFAHFNVPECVSEHHVAGVILLSDEMIYSLHLYIKEIICVNHSIPYFNIDTVITNNFLGGYISCDYLIKKGYKQIGFVGEVESSKNFKERYQGYRQCMINHFPPQKHELICLTKGIEKAVLNDDYRYIQKMLLTYRKMPEAFVCVNDRNAAIVINALQYNGYKVPQDIKVIGFDNMQFCQSMTPTLSTLEVSRYEIAKKVIRRIHEMQHEVTIPETIMLSPQIIERQSTISTKL from the coding sequence ATGATTGAAAATAAGAAAAAGAATGATAAACATTATTATTTAGATTTACTTCACCATATGACAAACGAAGCACGTATTTTTGGTTATCGTATTTTAACTGAGTATTATGATTTTGCTCATTTTAATGTCCCTGAATGTGTGAGTGAACATCATGTGGCAGGCGTTATACTTCTAAGTGATGAAATGATTTATTCATTACATTTATATATTAAAGAAATTATTTGTGTGAATCATTCTATCCCTTATTTTAATATAGATACTGTTATCACAAATAATTTTTTAGGTGGATATATAAGTTGTGATTATCTTATTAAAAAGGGATATAAACAAATTGGATTTGTAGGCGAAGTTGAAAGTTCCAAGAACTTTAAAGAAAGATATCAAGGTTATCGACAATGTATGATTAATCACTTCCCTCCTCAAAAACATGAATTGATTTGTTTAACAAAGGGCATTGAAAAAGCAGTTTTAAATGATGATTATCGCTATATTCAAAAAATGTTATTAACATATCGAAAAATGCCTGAAGCTTTTGTTTGTGTTAATGACCGCAATGCAGCAATTGTTATCAATGCACTACAATATAATGGTTATAAAGTTCCACAAGATATTAAAGTTATTGGATTTGATAACATGCAATTTTGTCAATCTATGACACCAACACTTTCAACACTTGAAGTAAGTCGTTATGAAATTGCTAAAAAAGTTATTCGTAGAATTCATGAAATGCAACATGAAGTCACAATCCCAGAAACTATTATGCTATCCCCTCAAATTATTGAAAGACAATCAACGATTTCAACAAAGCTATAA
- a CDS encoding LacI family DNA-binding transcriptional regulator, with amino-acid sequence MSKNTTMQDIAHKLNISINAVSIALNDKEGVSHELRMQILEAASEMNYTLKNSILKRL; translated from the coding sequence ATGTCGAAAAATACCACTATGCAAGATATTGCCCATAAACTCAACATTTCTATTAATGCCGTTTCTATAGCATTAAATGATAAAGAAGGTGTTTCTCATGAATTAAGAATGCAAATTTTAGAAGCTGCCTCTGAAATGAATTATACTTTAAAAAACTCAATATTAAAGAGACTTTAA